The following coding sequences lie in one Paracidovorax avenae genomic window:
- a CDS encoding DNA-binding protein, translated as MPAKMLRGPRGVQMEEVWAAADAVLALGERPTVERVRHQLGRGSPNTVGPMLDGWYATLARRLQAPADPSEPGEGSGEALPAPVARAAKALWGRALQQADESAAARLAQSRAELEAQAEALRLAQDELAREKQRLDDREEAYAVALQARDAQIAEAARQARDLQQQLLACQQQLDTARSDNTQLRKAADAERKRQEAREADHLAERARIEERAQAQERRLHAEVDRARQESRRLALQLESEQKKSAKALSDAQDRARALETRVGMLHADNAKLAEDLQAVRDEARQLQLKLDDRSSEMLAMLSELRDRLPVSAPNRMTKARARKAKE; from the coding sequence ATGCCAGCCAAAATGCTCAGAGGGCCGCGGGGCGTGCAGATGGAAGAGGTCTGGGCCGCAGCCGATGCGGTGCTTGCCCTGGGTGAGCGCCCCACCGTCGAACGGGTGCGGCACCAATTGGGCAGGGGGTCGCCGAACACGGTGGGGCCCATGCTCGACGGCTGGTACGCGACGCTGGCCAGGCGGCTGCAGGCGCCGGCAGATCCGTCGGAGCCAGGGGAAGGCTCCGGGGAAGCCTTGCCCGCACCCGTTGCCAGGGCGGCGAAAGCACTGTGGGGCCGGGCCCTGCAGCAGGCGGACGAATCGGCGGCCGCCCGTCTCGCCCAATCCCGCGCCGAACTGGAGGCACAGGCCGAAGCCCTGCGCCTCGCCCAGGACGAACTGGCGCGGGAAAAGCAACGCCTGGACGACCGCGAAGAGGCCTACGCAGTCGCCCTGCAAGCCCGAGACGCCCAGATCGCCGAGGCGGCGCGGCAAGCCCGGGACCTGCAGCAGCAACTCCTGGCCTGCCAGCAGCAGCTGGACACGGCCCGCTCGGACAACACGCAACTGCGCAAGGCCGCGGATGCGGAACGGAAACGCCAGGAGGCCCGGGAAGCAGACCACTTGGCCGAACGTGCCCGCATCGAAGAACGGGCGCAGGCCCAGGAACGCCGGCTCCACGCCGAGGTGGACCGGGCCCGCCAGGAATCCCGGCGGCTGGCGCTCCAGCTGGAAAGCGAACAGAAGAAATCCGCCAAGGCGCTCTCCGATGCCCAGGACCGGGCGCGGGCACTCGAAACCCGGGTGGGGATGCTGCATGCCGACAATGCCAAGCTCGCGGAGGACCTGCAGGCGGTCCGGGATGAAGCCCGGCAACTGCAGCTCAAGCTCGACGACCGCAGCAGCGAGATGCTGGCCATGCTGAGTGAACTGAGGGACAGGCTGCCGGTCAGCGCCCCGAATAGGATGACTAAGGCGAGGGCCAGGAAGGCAAAAGAGTGA